A genomic window from Candidatus Thermoplasmatota archaeon includes:
- a CDS encoding RNA 2'-phosphotransferase, translated as MLGKCDEHGYYRGEACPVCNKKGKFLMDDRELNALSRIIAGALRHFPDKLGLMMDGRGWVDISSFIAALGTSRSGFDWLRNYHIEALVATDERGRYQIDGGMIRAKYGHTVDVNLDDLPLADVDELYYPVTEEEIDMILEGGLHPTDRKKVHLSSSIEKAIEAGRVRTEEPLILRIDGKKAMKDGVKIYHAGKDVYVTDNIDAKYISKVDQSEIKKLEKKH; from the coding sequence ATGTTAGGAAAATGTGATGAACACGGTTATTACCGTGGAGAAGCGTGTCCTGTTTGCAATAAAAAAGGCAAATTCTTGATGGATGACCGTGAACTTAATGCGCTGAGTCGTATCATAGCTGGTGCTCTACGTCATTTCCCAGATAAACTTGGTTTGATGATGGATGGTAGAGGATGGGTCGATATCTCATCTTTCATAGCAGCATTAGGTACATCAAGATCAGGTTTTGACTGGTTACGGAACTACCACATAGAAGCATTGGTAGCCACTGATGAGAGAGGCAGATATCAAATTGATGGTGGTATGATTCGCGCTAAGTATGGTCATACTGTGGATGTAAACCTCGATGATTTACCTTTGGCGGATGTCGATGAATTGTATTACCCAGTTACTGAGGAAGAGATCGATATGATACTCGAAGGTGGTCTTCATCCAACGGATCGTAAAAAAGTACATCTGAGCAGTAGCATAGAAAAAGCTATCGAGGCAGGGCGAGTTAGAACAGAAGAACCTTTGATTTTACGTATTGATGGAAAAAAAGCTATGAAAGACGGAGTGAAAATATATCATGCAGGGAAAGATGTTTATGTAACTGATAACATTGACGCTAAGTATATATCAAAGGTTGATCAATCTGAGATTAAGAAGTTAGAAAAAAAACATTAA